From Alienimonas californiensis, a single genomic window includes:
- a CDS encoding type II secretion system protein GspK, with product MTPISKLRRPAIARLGRRRTGSVLLAVLVLVLLLTFGVYGFTERMLAEKAAANAHGISARSRACADSGVALALALVDEGTAFPADPPPIYHEPAALRGVLVSPSDDPLGNGRFTVFAPVEGDPTGTQLRFGLIDESGKLDVNGLLNLTVRDQELTESQQRDLLMGLPGMTEAIADAIFDFIDEDDDLREFGAEFEDYAALNPPRSPRNGPIDSVDELLLVQGVTPALLYGEDANRNGLLDPGENDGEATYPPDNGDGLLDVGWTAYLTVHGGEPNLNADGEEKIDLNDGVLTDLFDALEEAFDTETAQFVVAYRLAGPLDPENSSDSLDPNADVDALLEEGLDEEGNPTVPTATEQEQVDAMAGALAGLIGGADEEATVTRAGMDLSGGATADIGSFYDLVDRDVDVEVDGELTTLISPFQSGALLDQLPTILQTVTTFDTEIIRGRVNVNQARVGALLGVPGMTQGLAESIDAARMIGADGEARPDLHAQRLTPFWLYTDGLADLPTLRRLDPFLTARGGFFRVRSIGYVEGGGPAVRVEAVIDGTTSPARVVEMRDLSDLGRGVPRAMLAAP from the coding sequence GTGACGCCCATTTCGAAGCTCCGCCGTCCCGCAATCGCCCGTCTCGGGCGGCGCCGCACGGGGTCCGTGTTGTTGGCGGTGTTGGTGCTCGTGTTGCTACTGACGTTCGGCGTGTACGGCTTCACGGAGCGCATGTTGGCGGAAAAGGCCGCGGCGAACGCCCACGGCATCTCCGCCCGCAGCCGGGCCTGCGCCGACAGCGGCGTCGCTTTGGCCCTGGCGCTGGTGGACGAGGGCACGGCGTTCCCCGCGGACCCGCCGCCGATCTACCACGAACCGGCGGCCCTCCGCGGCGTGCTGGTCTCCCCCTCCGACGACCCGCTGGGCAACGGCCGCTTCACGGTCTTCGCGCCGGTCGAAGGCGACCCGACCGGCACGCAACTGCGGTTCGGGTTGATCGACGAGTCCGGCAAGCTGGACGTCAACGGGCTGCTGAACCTCACCGTCCGCGATCAGGAACTGACCGAGAGCCAACAACGCGACCTGCTGATGGGCCTGCCGGGGATGACGGAGGCGATCGCCGACGCGATCTTCGACTTCATCGACGAGGACGACGACCTCCGCGAATTCGGGGCGGAATTCGAAGACTACGCCGCCCTGAATCCGCCCCGTTCGCCCCGCAACGGACCGATCGACAGCGTGGACGAGCTCCTGCTGGTGCAGGGCGTGACCCCGGCGCTGCTCTACGGCGAGGACGCCAACCGCAACGGGCTGCTGGACCCCGGCGAGAACGACGGCGAGGCCACCTATCCCCCAGACAACGGCGACGGGCTGCTGGACGTCGGCTGGACCGCCTACCTCACCGTGCACGGCGGGGAGCCGAACCTGAACGCCGACGGCGAGGAGAAGATCGACCTCAACGACGGCGTCCTCACCGATCTGTTCGACGCGCTGGAGGAAGCCTTCGATACGGAGACCGCCCAGTTCGTCGTCGCCTACCGCCTCGCCGGGCCGCTCGACCCGGAAAACAGCTCGGACAGCCTCGATCCGAACGCGGACGTGGACGCACTGCTGGAGGAGGGATTGGATGAGGAGGGCAACCCGACCGTGCCGACCGCCACCGAACAGGAGCAGGTCGACGCGATGGCCGGGGCCCTGGCCGGGCTGATCGGCGGGGCGGACGAGGAGGCGACCGTCACCCGGGCCGGCATGGACCTCTCCGGCGGGGCGACAGCGGATATCGGCAGCTTCTACGACCTGGTCGATCGGGATGTGGACGTCGAGGTCGACGGCGAACTGACGACGCTGATCAGCCCGTTCCAGTCCGGGGCGCTGCTCGACCAACTGCCGACGATCCTCCAGACCGTCACCACCTTCGACACAGAGATCATCCGCGGCCGGGTGAACGTGAATCAGGCCCGCGTCGGGGCGCTGCTGGGCGTGCCGGGGATGACGCAGGGGCTGGCGGAGTCGATTGACGCCGCCCGGATGATCGGCGCCGACGGCGAGGCCCGTCCGGACCTGCACGCCCAGCGGCTCACGCCGTTCTGGCTGTACACGGATGGCCTGGCGGACCTGCCGACGCTCCGTCGGCTCGACCCGTTCCTCACCGCCCGGGGCGGGTTCTTCCGGGTCCGGTCCATCGGCTACGTCGAGGGCGGGGGGCCGGCGGTGCGGGTGGAAGCGGTGATCGACGGCACGACCTCCCCCGCTCGGGTGGTGGAGATGCGCGACCTGTCCGACCTCGGCCGGGGCGTGCCCCGGGCGATGCTCGCCGCCCCCTGA
- a CDS encoding type IV pilus biogenesis protein PilM, which translates to MPETLALAWPRSAEDPLRGVVVDGAGKVGAAFETAAPVTSDGLKAALAKAKVTAKRTVVAVPRSRATIRRLDLPAVPDDDLPDLVRMQAATKSAAPLDQLAFDFLPVPASSGAAGRAALLATIPAKLLAEISKTTEAAGLNLASVGLAPVGAARLVSGQAPGEGTTLIVSRDGEFVELTLLAFGPDGPRVTNSHSAHPVGQDEEEWERTLLSECSRVLISHSSDLEDGLATVWGLGAESHRWAPRLAERLGGTPRPVEAWSELGLSGPSSTSAPGSLGGAVGLATGDQAVPALNFLAPRRRPEPEDTRLRTGLLAATALAIVVGGGWFVLSRQKANLQEQIAVLETRIASDEKFVKRNEPLLVEDAALSLWAAETTDSRTELARLDALLPGTDRLFLESFQLSPPTSRSRASIRADGFAESTNLVREVERDLAGAGYVVRPTQTARVTGREGYPVRFSLTAELPPEPAPSASAPTETAAANAGGASL; encoded by the coding sequence ATGCCCGAAACCCTCGCCCTCGCCTGGCCCCGCTCCGCGGAGGACCCACTGCGCGGCGTCGTCGTCGACGGCGCCGGGAAGGTGGGCGCCGCGTTCGAGACAGCCGCCCCTGTCACCTCCGACGGGCTGAAGGCGGCGTTGGCGAAGGCGAAGGTGACGGCGAAACGCACCGTCGTCGCCGTCCCGCGATCTCGGGCGACGATCCGTCGGCTCGACCTGCCGGCCGTGCCCGACGACGATTTGCCGGATCTGGTCCGGATGCAGGCCGCGACCAAGAGCGCGGCGCCGCTGGATCAGCTGGCGTTCGATTTCCTCCCGGTGCCCGCCTCCAGCGGCGCCGCCGGTCGGGCCGCCCTGCTGGCGACGATCCCCGCCAAGTTGCTGGCGGAAATCTCGAAGACGACGGAGGCCGCCGGGCTCAACCTCGCCTCCGTGGGGCTGGCCCCGGTCGGGGCCGCCCGTCTGGTCTCGGGCCAGGCCCCCGGCGAAGGCACGACGCTGATCGTCAGCCGCGACGGGGAGTTCGTGGAGCTCACGCTGCTGGCGTTCGGGCCGGACGGTCCGCGGGTGACGAACTCGCACTCCGCCCATCCGGTGGGGCAGGACGAGGAGGAATGGGAACGCACGCTGCTGTCGGAGTGCAGCCGCGTCCTCATCTCCCACTCCTCCGATCTGGAAGACGGGCTGGCGACGGTGTGGGGGCTCGGCGCCGAGTCACACCGCTGGGCTCCGCGGCTTGCGGAGCGTCTCGGCGGCACGCCGCGTCCGGTAGAGGCTTGGAGCGAACTCGGCCTCAGCGGCCCGTCCTCCACCTCCGCCCCGGGATCGCTGGGCGGGGCGGTCGGACTGGCGACGGGGGACCAAGCGGTCCCGGCGTTGAACTTCCTCGCCCCCCGCCGCCGGCCCGAACCGGAGGACACCCGCCTGCGGACCGGCCTGCTGGCCGCGACGGCGCTGGCGATCGTCGTGGGCGGCGGTTGGTTCGTGCTCAGTCGGCAGAAAGCCAACTTGCAGGAGCAGATCGCCGTGCTGGAGACCCGGATCGCCTCGGACGAGAAGTTCGTGAAGCGGAACGAGCCTCTGCTCGTCGAAGACGCCGCACTCTCCCTCTGGGCCGCGGAGACGACCGACAGCCGCACCGAGCTCGCCCGCCTGGACGCCCTCCTGCCCGGCACCGACCGTTTGTTCCTGGAGTCGTTCCAACTCAGCCCGCCGACCTCCCGCAGCCGGGCGTCGATCCGGGCGGACGGATTTGCCGAGAGCACGAACCTGGTGCGGGAGGTCGAACGCGATCTCGCCGGCGCCGGCTACGTGGTGCGGCCGACGCAAACCGCACGCGTGACCGGCCGCGAAGGCTACCCGGTGCGGTTCTCCCTCACCGCCGAACTGCCCCCCGAGCCGGCCCCGTCCGCATCCGCCCCGACAGAAACCGCCGCCGCGAATGCCGGGGGGGCCTCCTTATGA